One window from the genome of Glycine soja cultivar W05 chromosome 12, ASM419377v2, whole genome shotgun sequence encodes:
- the LOC114379303 gene encoding leucine-rich repeat extensin-like protein 3, translating into MRIANSHTQLIVDFIFLWRKPFFDLLVCFLERWWMAKNNKYASINFNHIYEKTNTTNPHNKNPSLSSSSASYSAVSAPNKPHGRILVLTRPTPKPITPSTPQPQQQQPPPPTPIQHNHPRSEPGSDAISLRPLGRTGTGSPLLSLPVVSSPDKDLPLLSPQPPKTDKFVPPHLRPGFVPREEAPPPGPELRPNGRPKSGGGPDRMRRVGPGGVSDAGVLGRGTRPSSSG; encoded by the exons ATGAGAATCGCAAATTCCCACACACAATTGATTGTTGATTTCATTTTCCTCTGGCGGAAGCCATTTTTCGATCTGTTGGTGTGCTTTCTGGAAAGGTGGTGGATGGCAAAAAACAACAAGTACGCCTCTATTAACTTCAACCACATCTACGAAAAAACCAACACCACCAACCCACACAACAAGAatccttctctctcttcttcttccgcTTCCTATTCCGCCGTCTCCGCCCCCAACAAACCCCATGGCCGCATCCTCGTCCTAACCCGACCCACTCCCAAACCCATCACGCCCTCCACCCCGCAACCGCAACAGCAACAACCACCACCGCCGACCCCGATCCAGCACAACCACCCCCGGTCCGAACCAGGATCGGACGCGATCTCGCTCCGACCCCTGGGCCGAACCGGAACCGGTTCACCGCTCTTGTCGCTCCCCGTTGTTTCCAGCCCCGACAAGGACTTGCCCTTGCTCTCTCCTCAGCCGCCCAAGACGGACAAGTTCGTACCGCCACACCTTCGGCCCGGGTTCGTTCCCAGGGAGGAGGCTCCCCCGCCCGGGCCCGAACTTCGGCCCAACGGCCGGCCCAAGTCGGGTGGCGGCCCGGACAGGATGAGAAGGGTTGGGCCGGGTGGCGTCTCGGATGCGGGGGTCTTGGGCCGCGGGACTCGGCCCAGTTCCAGTGGATG A